The following are from one region of the Coffea eugenioides isolate CCC68of chromosome 2, Ceug_1.0, whole genome shotgun sequence genome:
- the LOC113761474 gene encoding 60S ribosomal protein L24 — translation MVLKTELCRFSGAKIYPGKGIRFVRSDSQVFLFANSKCKRYFHNRLKPSKLTWTAMYRKQHKKDMAQEAVKKRRRTTKKPYSRSIVGATLEVIQKKRTEKPEVRDAAREAALREIKERIKKTKDEKKAKKAEVMAKTQKSQGRGNVPKSGGAKGPKLGGGGGKR, via the exons AACTGAACTTTGTCGCTTTAGTGGAGCCAAGATATACCCTGGTAAGGGTATCAGATTTGTTCGCTCTGACTCCCAG GTTTTCCTTTTCGCCAATTCCAAATGTAAGAGGTACTTCCACAATAGGTTGAAGCCTTCAAAGCTCACTTGGACAGCCATGTATAGGAAGCAACACAAGAAG GACATGGCCCAAGAAGCTGTCAAGAAGAGACGTCGTACAACTAAGAAACCTTACTCTAGGTCTATTGTGGGAGCTACTTTGGAAGTCATTCAGAAGAAAAGAACTGAAAAACCTGAAGTTCGTGATGCTGCAAGGGAGGCAGCTCTCCg tgaaatcaaagaaagaaTAAAGAAAACCAAGGATGAGaagaaagctaagaaagctGAGGTGATGGCTAAGACACAGAAGAGCCAAGGCAGGGGCAATGTACCCAAGAGCGGAGGAGCAAAAGGTCCCAAACTTGGTGGCGGCGGTGGCAAGCGCTGA